One part of the Bdellovibrio sp. KM01 genome encodes these proteins:
- a CDS encoding MFS transporter — protein sequence MESTPVSPGPAKASSFKFTTQQKIVVGLLAFLQFTIILDFMILSPLGAVLMPALNITAAQFGTVVSAYAISAAISGLLAAGFADKFDRKKLLMFFYVGFIAGTLFCGLAPNYHALLAARIVTGLFGGVIGSIVLAITTDIFPLQQRGRVMGLLQTSFAASQILGLPAGLFLSNHWGWHAPFLMIVAASAIAGIFIWIHMPSVTEHLALQSDKKAFVHLLHTVQKPRYLLAFVTTAILSIGGFMLMPFASAFTVHNMGIDYGSLPMIYLVTGFASILIGPLVGKISDTIGGYNTFIFGSLVSIVMVLIYTHLGITPLPVVMLVNSLMFVGIFSRMIPSQTLMSAIPEVSSRGSFMSVSASLQQMAGGLGAIIAGAIVVQESTGALVHYDVIGYVMTGLSVVALILMYFIDRDVKEILRGKA from the coding sequence ATGGAATCCACGCCAGTATCACCGGGGCCTGCAAAGGCCAGCAGCTTTAAGTTTACGACTCAGCAAAAGATTGTTGTGGGTCTTTTGGCTTTTCTGCAATTCACGATCATTCTGGATTTTATGATTCTTTCTCCTTTGGGGGCCGTGTTGATGCCGGCGTTGAACATCACAGCTGCGCAGTTTGGAACGGTGGTTTCAGCTTATGCGATCAGCGCCGCGATCTCAGGTCTTTTGGCTGCGGGATTTGCTGATAAGTTCGATCGTAAGAAATTGTTGATGTTCTTTTACGTTGGATTTATCGCCGGGACTTTATTTTGTGGACTTGCTCCCAACTACCATGCGCTTTTGGCAGCTCGGATCGTCACAGGACTTTTTGGGGGAGTGATTGGTTCCATTGTTTTGGCCATCACGACGGATATTTTTCCACTGCAACAACGCGGGCGAGTGATGGGACTTTTGCAAACTTCGTTTGCAGCAAGTCAGATTTTGGGATTACCAGCAGGTTTGTTTTTATCGAATCATTGGGGATGGCATGCTCCGTTTTTAATGATCGTGGCGGCAAGTGCGATCGCCGGGATTTTTATTTGGATTCATATGCCTTCAGTGACAGAGCACTTGGCTTTGCAATCTGATAAGAAGGCCTTTGTACATTTGCTCCATACGGTGCAAAAGCCCCGTTATTTGTTAGCGTTTGTGACCACTGCGATTCTTTCCATTGGTGGCTTTATGCTGATGCCTTTTGCGAGTGCTTTTACGGTTCACAATATGGGAATTGATTATGGCAGTCTCCCAATGATTTATCTGGTGACGGGATTTGCTTCAATCCTAATTGGTCCGTTAGTTGGTAAAATCAGCGATACGATTGGTGGCTATAATACTTTCATCTTTGGCAGTTTGGTCAGTATCGTGATGGTTTTAATTTACACGCACTTGGGGATTACGCCGTTACCGGTTGTGATGCTGGTGAATTCGCTTATGTTCGTGGGAATTTTCTCGCGGATGATTCCTTCTCAAACTTTGATGTCAGCTATTCCAGAGGTCTCCAGTCGTGGTTCCTTTATGTCGGTCAGTGCCTCCTTGCAACAAATGGCCGGTGGTTTGGGAGCTATTATCGCCGGAGCCATCGTTGTTCAAGAAAGCACGGGCGCATTGGTTCACTATGATGTGATTGGCTATGTAATGACAGGATTGTCAGTGGTGGCTTTGATTTTAATGTATTTCATTGATCGCGACGTAAAAGAAATTTTGCGCGGGAAAGCTTAG
- a CDS encoding YgcG family protein, whose translation MRILSWLLLPILLVASFQARAEFKVPALQGPVMDEVGVIPRSMRQDLTQLLFDFNKRGKAQIQVLIVGTLEGEPIEQASIKITDQWKLGDAKKDNGVLFLIAVQDRKMRIEVGQGLEGAIPDVYAKRIIADVVTPYFRKQRYADGIYAGVAQIIALADKEFADEKGMTTDDRSDDKGGGIPIGVIILLLIIISVLGRFGGGRGRYLGGRGGYGGGTFGGGGWGGGSGGGWSGGGGGFSGGGSSGSW comes from the coding sequence ATGCGAATTTTATCTTGGCTTTTGCTGCCCATTCTTTTGGTGGCGAGCTTTCAAGCTCGCGCTGAATTCAAGGTTCCTGCCTTGCAGGGGCCGGTCATGGACGAAGTGGGTGTGATCCCACGTTCGATGCGCCAGGATCTGACGCAGCTATTGTTTGATTTCAACAAACGTGGCAAAGCGCAGATTCAAGTTTTGATAGTTGGCACTCTTGAAGGCGAGCCGATCGAACAAGCTTCTATTAAAATCACCGACCAGTGGAAGTTGGGCGATGCTAAAAAAGACAACGGCGTTCTATTCCTGATTGCTGTGCAAGATCGCAAAATGCGCATCGAAGTCGGGCAAGGACTTGAGGGAGCAATTCCTGATGTCTATGCCAAGCGAATCATCGCAGACGTCGTGACTCCGTATTTCCGTAAGCAAAGATATGCCGATGGAATTTATGCCGGTGTCGCGCAAATCATAGCTTTGGCTGACAAGGAATTTGCCGACGAAAAAGGTATGACCACAGATGATCGTTCTGACGACAAAGGTGGTGGTATTCCAATTGGCGTTATCATTCTTCTTTTAATCATCATTTCTGTCCTGGGCAGATTCGGGGGCGGCCGTGGTCGTTACTTGGGTGGTCGCGGTGGATATGGTGGCGGCACATTCGGCGGCGGAGGCTGGGGTGGCGGAAGTGGTGGCGGTTGGTCCGGCGGCGGCGGTGGGTTCAGTGGCGGCGGCTCTTCGGGTTCCTGGTAG
- a CDS encoding class I SAM-dependent methyltransferase, with protein sequence MTRTIKLRYTETTGCIFVDKIAGLNTHTPEHGQRGCVEVYEEELDRKLFVVHRLDKATSGALCFAKSSEDAAEISRLFEQHLVSKKYLFLTDKPAGSLEFTYQSHIEKEKNKFVSTKDKEPNSKTTFRWIKALGRFQLWEAIPHTGKPHQIRLHAEAKGIPILGDSEHGGSRFYRLCLHSHSLEFTLRGEPIKFETDLPVWAKDGELNEHEEDLILAEAFQRRERLYKFTELKDESLRLSHRELDTYRIDQYGEYLWVYWYKEEDPSVPDLLRFERISKKLKKKILIRKMLNRGDDPNAELLWTIGQTQTSWVAKENNVKYELRSDTGLSPGLFLDQRENRLWVSEHAQDRRVLNLFSYTSGFSVVSAMAGAQEVCTVDVSANFLDWSKRNFVLNGLDPEHEKYEFWNSDCILFLKGTVRRKRKFGLIICDPPSFGRSKNGVFSISKNFDELMINAMYCLEKNGLLLFCTNYEKWTSGDLHLRLEKLKREFSFKILPAPSQGIDFELPDQEPLMKSIILRKN encoded by the coding sequence ATGACACGCACGATTAAGCTTCGCTACACCGAGACAACCGGTTGCATCTTCGTTGACAAGATTGCCGGCCTGAACACGCACACTCCAGAGCATGGACAACGTGGTTGCGTCGAAGTGTACGAAGAGGAATTGGATCGCAAGCTTTTCGTTGTGCACCGCCTGGATAAGGCGACCTCTGGCGCTCTGTGTTTTGCTAAAAGTTCCGAGGACGCGGCGGAAATCTCCCGCCTCTTCGAACAACATTTGGTAAGTAAGAAATATCTTTTTTTAACTGATAAGCCGGCAGGTTCGCTAGAGTTCACTTATCAATCCCACATCGAAAAAGAAAAAAACAAATTCGTTAGCACTAAAGATAAAGAACCCAATTCCAAAACTACTTTCCGATGGATCAAAGCTTTAGGGCGCTTTCAATTGTGGGAAGCCATTCCTCACACCGGGAAGCCGCACCAAATTCGCCTGCACGCCGAGGCCAAAGGCATTCCCATTTTGGGCGACAGTGAACACGGCGGCAGTCGTTTTTATCGACTGTGCTTGCACTCCCACTCTTTGGAGTTCACTTTGCGCGGAGAACCCATAAAATTCGAAACAGACCTTCCCGTGTGGGCCAAAGATGGCGAATTAAACGAGCATGAAGAAGATTTGATTTTGGCAGAGGCGTTTCAACGCCGCGAGCGTCTGTACAAGTTCACGGAACTTAAAGACGAAAGTTTGCGCCTTTCTCATCGCGAGCTCGATACCTACCGTATCGATCAATATGGTGAATACCTTTGGGTGTATTGGTACAAAGAAGAAGACCCTTCGGTGCCGGATCTTTTGCGCTTTGAGCGCATCTCGAAAAAACTAAAAAAGAAAATCCTGATTCGCAAAATGCTCAACCGCGGTGATGATCCCAATGCAGAGCTTCTGTGGACGATCGGTCAGACCCAAACCAGCTGGGTCGCCAAAGAAAACAATGTGAAGTACGAACTTCGCAGTGACACCGGGCTTTCCCCTGGTTTGTTTTTGGATCAACGGGAAAACCGTCTATGGGTCAGCGAACATGCCCAAGACCGTCGCGTTTTAAATCTTTTCTCTTACACCAGCGGCTTCAGTGTCGTATCAGCCATGGCCGGAGCCCAGGAAGTTTGCACGGTTGACGTCTCTGCAAATTTCTTAGACTGGAGCAAACGCAATTTCGTCCTTAACGGACTTGATCCAGAACATGAAAAATACGAATTCTGGAATAGCGACTGCATTTTGTTCCTGAAAGGAACTGTTCGTCGCAAAAGAAAATTCGGTTTGATCATTTGTGACCCGCCATCTTTTGGTCGCTCCAAAAATGGTGTTTTCTCGATCAGTAAAAACTTTGATGAGCTCATGATCAATGCCATGTACTGCCTGGAAAAGAATGGCTTGTTGTTGTTCTGTACGAATTATGAAAAGTGGACAAGTGGCGACCTGCATTTGCGTCTGGAAAAACTTAAACGAGAATTCTCGTTCAAGATTTTACCGGCTCCATCCCAAGGTATCGACTTCGAATTGCCTGACCAGGAACCTTTGATGAAATCCATCATCCTTCGCAAAAACTAA
- a CDS encoding protein tyrosine phosphatase, with protein sequence MRKWIFLLPFVIAACAEKNVATESANTPVAANQPESADPKSKLPFFMTKPTRTEPVELVFDTKYDVRKPVNYRKNDSLSMSGSASFSPPALKEIAKPAKKKKAPLYVFDLRQESHGLINDKPVTWQADRDWANADLGHDDVIQRERRLLGDLRVGEQIAGVEIKSIETEESLVRSAGHQYVRLTVTDHVRPTDNEVDLFIQAVRDLPANNWVHFHCRAGKGRTTTFMVMYDMLHNAQKDSLETIIERNTKLSDDYDVMTVPAESDWKYLYQKERAAFVEEFYKYAKANPKGAGQFWSHWGKK encoded by the coding sequence ATGAGAAAATGGATCTTTCTTTTGCCTTTCGTGATCGCAGCCTGTGCAGAAAAAAATGTCGCGACAGAATCTGCAAATACTCCCGTGGCGGCGAACCAACCGGAATCAGCTGACCCCAAAAGTAAACTTCCATTCTTTATGACGAAACCCACTCGCACGGAACCGGTGGAGTTGGTTTTCGATACGAAATACGATGTTCGCAAACCCGTGAATTATCGAAAAAATGACAGCCTTAGTATGTCGGGCAGTGCGAGTTTTTCTCCGCCAGCTTTAAAAGAGATTGCGAAGCCTGCGAAAAAGAAAAAAGCGCCGCTTTATGTCTTTGACCTGCGCCAGGAATCCCATGGTTTGATCAATGATAAACCTGTGACCTGGCAAGCGGACCGCGATTGGGCAAACGCGGACTTGGGCCATGATGACGTCATTCAGCGCGAGCGCCGTCTGTTGGGTGATTTGCGCGTGGGTGAGCAGATCGCTGGTGTGGAAATCAAAAGCATTGAAACCGAAGAAAGCCTGGTACGCAGTGCGGGTCATCAATATGTGCGTTTGACGGTGACGGATCATGTTCGTCCCACTGATAACGAAGTCGATCTTTTTATCCAGGCCGTTCGTGATCTGCCAGCAAATAACTGGGTGCACTTTCATTGCCGCGCGGGCAAAGGACGTACGACGACTTTCATGGTGATGTATGACATGCTTCATAACGCGCAAAAGGATTCACTTGAAACCATCATCGAACGTAATACCAAGCTGAGTGATGATTATGATGTGATGACGGTTCCTGCGGAATCTGACTGGAAGTATCTTTATCAAAAAGAGCGTGCTGCTTTCGTTGAGGAATTTTATAAATATGCGAAGGCCAACCCTAAAGGGGCGGGTCAATTTTGGTCTCATTGGGGTAAGAAATAA
- a CDS encoding RNA methyltransferase, whose protein sequence is MFPYGSDIEINANLKINYQVVLEKLGPLLTDDRRLKIDRVVAQRNFDTAVVLESIYDRGNISAVMRSAEGLGFGNFHVIETQEKFKESARVTQGADKWVEVKKWQNTTDCVKNLKSQGYKIYVTHLDARSKPLHEVDFSGKAALVLGNEKNGVSPEMVAAADECIIIPMTGFVQSFNISVAGALSLYHISQDRMKRGGSNASLSHQEQDILRAYYYLRTQDSGFQYLEELFARGQIKA, encoded by the coding sequence ATGTTTCCTTATGGCTCCGATATCGAGATCAATGCTAATTTAAAAATCAATTATCAAGTGGTTCTGGAAAAACTGGGACCACTTTTGACAGATGACCGTCGATTAAAAATTGATCGCGTGGTCGCGCAAAGAAATTTCGATACAGCCGTCGTTTTGGAAAGCATTTATGACCGTGGGAATATTTCAGCGGTTATGAGATCAGCTGAAGGCTTGGGTTTTGGCAATTTTCACGTCATTGAAACTCAGGAAAAATTTAAAGAATCTGCTCGTGTCACTCAAGGAGCTGACAAGTGGGTGGAGGTAAAAAAATGGCAGAACACCACGGACTGTGTAAAGAATCTGAAAAGTCAGGGCTACAAAATTTACGTCACTCATTTAGATGCGCGTTCAAAGCCTCTGCACGAAGTTGATTTCTCTGGAAAAGCCGCTTTGGTATTGGGGAATGAAAAAAACGGTGTGAGCCCTGAAATGGTAGCCGCCGCTGACGAATGTATTATCATTCCGATGACGGGCTTTGTTCAAAGCTTCAACATTTCCGTCGCAGGAGCTTTAAGCCTGTACCATATCTCTCAAGATCGCATGAAGCGTGGGGGCTCAAACGCTTCCTTAAGCCATCAAGAGCAGGATATCCTGCGCGCTTATTACTATTTGCGCACTCAGGACTCAGGCTTCCAATATCTTGAAGAACTTTTTGCAAGAGGACAGATTAAGGCTTAG
- a CDS encoding TPM domain-containing protein: MAWIDKYLSEKEIEQISQTVHRVEEHTDGEIVPVIVKSSSSVGHVPMTLTLLLLLVLVIAELPFADLLWVTPWVYIWPFLVVGVYYVSFALAKMPFIQKIFVPERDELDQVHQRAHLEFYLNKIHRTNQGTGILIFVSVMERKAVILADEGISGKLPPETWNQVLAKLGEQLNKGDWAGGFNEAIEACGRHLQQHFPHTDGGHNQLKNHLVIR, translated from the coding sequence ATGGCTTGGATTGATAAGTATCTTTCAGAAAAAGAAATTGAACAAATCTCCCAAACGGTTCATCGAGTTGAAGAACACACCGATGGTGAGATTGTACCTGTTATCGTTAAGAGCTCTTCCTCAGTGGGGCATGTTCCGATGACTTTAACTCTTCTTTTGCTTTTGGTTTTAGTGATCGCGGAATTGCCTTTTGCAGATTTGCTGTGGGTGACTCCGTGGGTCTACATCTGGCCATTTTTGGTGGTTGGGGTCTATTACGTCTCTTTCGCCTTGGCGAAGATGCCATTTATTCAAAAAATCTTTGTTCCGGAGCGTGACGAACTGGATCAGGTGCATCAGCGGGCCCACCTGGAGTTTTACCTTAATAAAATTCATCGCACCAATCAGGGGACGGGGATTTTGATTTTCGTTTCTGTGATGGAGCGAAAAGCGGTGATTCTGGCTGATGAAGGGATTAGCGGAAAACTTCCTCCTGAAACCTGGAATCAAGTTCTTGCAAAACTGGGTGAACAACTGAATAAGGGTGACTGGGCCGGGGGATTTAATGAGGCCATCGAGGCCTGTGGCAGGCATTTGCAACAGCATTTTCCTCACACTGACGGTGGTCACAACCAGTTGAAAAATCACCTGGTCATTCGATAA
- a CDS encoding molybdopterin-binding protein: MIASVLGIGTELVDGQIVNKNAAWISEKLKALGLTTKLHLVIPDDRKLIFESLDYCGQYSDLMFVTGGLGPTSDDFTREVISEWTGLSLKWDESSWQHIKDRLEPRGYVVKDIQRQQCYFPEGARVLKNTEGTANAFFVEAKGKKIFVLPGPPREIESVWKSEIAAWLEKSVEGMDPYITRHWDTIGMGESDVATLVEQALANVNVEKGYRVHLPYVEVKMSYFKSQEEKMRVHVEKVTEALRGITVTRDQQDVPLMLSLALKSYSSLSIQDSATGQFLMNRLMPVMREFMTEKVWSFSSHAVDQEADIRLIVIPKDEHSVFVSVERGNKKSSDIIVAPYKAMPMRERRAQYFAEAAMIFWLRHLY; this comes from the coding sequence ATGATCGCCTCAGTTTTAGGAATTGGAACAGAATTGGTCGACGGCCAAATTGTGAATAAAAACGCAGCCTGGATTTCTGAGAAATTAAAGGCTTTGGGTTTAACGACAAAACTTCACCTGGTCATTCCAGATGATAGAAAACTCATTTTTGAATCTTTGGATTATTGTGGTCAGTACTCTGATTTGATGTTCGTAACGGGGGGCTTAGGTCCCACGTCTGACGACTTTACCCGCGAGGTGATTTCCGAGTGGACCGGTCTTTCATTGAAGTGGGATGAATCTTCTTGGCAGCACATCAAGGATCGCCTCGAGCCCCGCGGGTACGTTGTTAAAGATATTCAAAGACAGCAGTGTTACTTTCCCGAAGGCGCGCGTGTCCTTAAAAACACCGAAGGCACAGCCAATGCTTTTTTCGTCGAGGCAAAAGGCAAAAAGATTTTCGTTCTGCCGGGCCCTCCTCGCGAAATTGAATCGGTGTGGAAAAGCGAAATCGCGGCGTGGTTGGAAAAATCTGTTGAAGGCATGGATCCCTATATCACCCGCCACTGGGACACCATCGGCATGGGAGAGTCGGATGTGGCAACTTTGGTTGAGCAAGCCTTGGCCAATGTGAATGTGGAAAAAGGTTACCGTGTTCATCTTCCTTATGTGGAAGTAAAGATGTCCTACTTTAAATCCCAAGAAGAAAAAATGCGCGTTCACGTCGAAAAAGTGACCGAGGCTTTGCGCGGAATCACCGTCACTCGGGACCAACAGGATGTTCCGTTGATGCTGTCTTTAGCTTTAAAAAGTTATTCATCTCTCAGTATTCAAGACTCCGCCACAGGACAGTTTTTGATGAACCGCCTGATGCCAGTGATGCGCGAATTTATGACGGAAAAGGTATGGAGCTTCTCAAGTCACGCCGTCGATCAAGAAGCGGACATTCGTTTAATCGTGATCCCCAAAGACGAACACTCGGTTTTCGTAAGTGTCGAGCGCGGTAACAAAAAGTCTTCGGATATTATCGTTGCTCCCTACAAAGCAATGCCAATGCGAGAACGTCGCGCCCAATATTTTGCCGAAGCCGCAATGATCTTCTGGCTCCGCCATCTTTATTAG
- a CDS encoding acyl-CoA dehydrogenase family protein — translation MSFNWKEFDLYNPTPEHSMLRETVNAFTQAEVEPQAHEHDRSEKFNLALFKKVGELGLLGITVPEQFGGAGMDPTAAVIVHEELSASDPGFALAYLAHSMLCVNNIAVNGSDEQRARVLPKLCSGEWVGSMSMSEPAIGTDVLGMQTRAVKKGNEWVLNGRKMWITNGTIDENNTPCDLTLVYAKTGEKHGRAMISTFLVEKDHKGFEVGQKIKDKLGMRGSNTAELVFQDCHVPESALIGHEGDSMLHMMRNLEIERLTLAAMSLGIARRSIEIMNRYATEREAFGKSLNHFGQMQRYIADSYAEYKSARAYVYETARRMDLNKEGNRLDSDGVKLVATTMAKNVADRAIQVLGGYGYVGEYVVERLWRDAKLLEIGGGTLEAHQKNITRDLSKNPESLYK, via the coding sequence ATGTCCTTTAATTGGAAAGAATTTGATCTTTACAATCCGACGCCTGAGCACAGCATGTTGCGCGAAACTGTCAACGCTTTCACGCAAGCTGAAGTTGAACCTCAAGCTCATGAGCACGATCGTTCTGAAAAATTCAACCTGGCACTTTTCAAAAAAGTGGGTGAGCTGGGGCTGCTGGGCATCACCGTTCCGGAACAATTCGGTGGTGCGGGCATGGACCCAACAGCGGCTGTCATTGTACATGAAGAGCTTTCTGCATCGGATCCAGGTTTTGCTTTGGCCTATCTTGCACACTCGATGCTTTGCGTGAACAACATCGCGGTGAACGGGAGCGACGAGCAACGCGCACGCGTGCTTCCAAAGCTTTGCTCTGGTGAGTGGGTTGGTTCCATGTCGATGTCAGAACCTGCTATCGGAACAGACGTTCTGGGTATGCAAACTCGCGCCGTTAAAAAAGGCAATGAGTGGGTTTTGAATGGTCGCAAAATGTGGATCACAAACGGCACAATCGATGAAAACAATACGCCTTGTGATTTAACTCTGGTGTACGCGAAGACGGGTGAAAAACACGGTCGCGCGATGATCTCTACGTTCTTGGTGGAAAAAGATCACAAGGGTTTCGAAGTCGGTCAAAAAATTAAAGACAAATTGGGTATGCGTGGTTCAAACACGGCAGAGCTTGTATTCCAAGACTGCCACGTTCCTGAATCGGCCCTTATCGGTCACGAAGGTGATTCGATGCTGCACATGATGCGCAACCTTGAAATCGAACGCCTGACATTGGCCGCAATGAGCTTAGGGATTGCTCGCAGATCTATCGAGATCATGAATCGCTATGCGACTGAGCGTGAAGCGTTCGGTAAATCTTTGAACCACTTTGGTCAAATGCAGCGCTATATCGCTGACAGTTATGCTGAATACAAATCAGCTCGTGCATACGTGTACGAGACGGCTCGTCGCATGGATTTGAACAAAGAGGGCAACCGCCTGGATTCAGACGGTGTAAAACTTGTGGCAACAACAATGGCGAAAAACGTAGCAGACCGTGCGATCCAGGTTTTGGGTGGCTACGGTTATGTGGGTGAGTATGTTGTTGAAAGATTGTGGAGAGATGCGAAGTTGTTAGAAATTGGTGGCGGTACTTTGGAAGCCCACCAAAAAAATATCACTCGCGATTTGTCTAAAAATCCTGAATCTCTTTACAAGTAG
- a CDS encoding S1 RNA-binding domain-containing protein, whose amino-acid sequence MSKKDIFGDDIETGKSFEDFESMFAQSEAGGFKTRVSVGDKINGEILSIGKEESFVSTGTPVDGMIFTRDLLDENKEVKYHVGDMIECVVISVKGGEVRLAKKGAMGATTDTLEDAYDMELPVTGTVTEVVNGGLRVNVQGKTAFCPISQIDSRFVTDASEYVGKKFDFLITQFDKRNVVVSRRKLLDMQKVENEGAFMQKVQVGAILEGRITRLEKFGAFVELEAGVEGLIHLSELTWSRVHSPQEVVSAGQTVTVKLLKMEEVDGKLKISLSMKQADGDGNPWNSVPAKFPVGTVVNGKVEKKETYGLFVNIAPGITGLLPKSKWRDHVDGAQFENKKRGDDIAVQIDEIKFEEKKISLGVPGSGEDHSWRSHQPASGSGFGSLGDALKGLTIKPKK is encoded by the coding sequence ATGAGTAAAAAAGATATTTTTGGTGATGATATTGAGACAGGGAAATCTTTTGAAGATTTCGAGTCTATGTTTGCGCAATCTGAAGCTGGCGGCTTCAAAACTCGCGTAAGCGTCGGTGATAAAATCAATGGCGAAATTCTTTCGATCGGGAAAGAAGAGTCCTTCGTATCTACCGGCACTCCTGTTGATGGTATGATTTTTACTCGGGACCTTTTGGATGAAAACAAAGAAGTGAAATATCACGTGGGTGATATGATTGAGTGTGTTGTCATTTCCGTAAAAGGTGGCGAAGTTCGTTTGGCTAAAAAAGGCGCGATGGGTGCAACCACGGATACGTTGGAAGACGCTTACGATATGGAGCTTCCAGTAACTGGTACTGTGACTGAAGTTGTTAATGGCGGTTTGCGAGTTAACGTTCAGGGTAAAACAGCTTTTTGTCCAATTTCTCAAATCGATTCTCGCTTCGTAACAGATGCCTCTGAATACGTGGGTAAGAAATTTGATTTCTTGATCACTCAATTCGACAAACGCAACGTCGTGGTTTCTCGTCGTAAACTTTTGGATATGCAAAAAGTTGAAAACGAAGGTGCCTTCATGCAGAAGGTTCAAGTGGGCGCGATCCTTGAGGGGCGTATCACTCGCTTGGAGAAATTCGGTGCTTTCGTTGAGCTAGAAGCGGGTGTTGAAGGTTTGATCCACTTGTCTGAACTGACATGGTCACGCGTGCACAGCCCTCAAGAAGTGGTGTCCGCTGGTCAAACGGTGACAGTAAAACTTTTGAAAATGGAAGAAGTTGATGGCAAATTGAAGATTTCTTTGTCGATGAAACAGGCGGACGGCGACGGCAACCCTTGGAATTCTGTTCCTGCAAAATTCCCGGTGGGCACTGTTGTGAACGGAAAAGTCGAGAAAAAAGAAACTTACGGTTTGTTCGTAAACATCGCTCCGGGCATCACGGGTCTTTTGCCAAAATCAAAATGGCGTGATCACGTTGACGGCGCGCAATTTGAAAATAAAAAACGCGGTGACGATATCGCTGTTCAAATCGACGAAATTAAATTCGAAGAAAAGAAAATCTCTTTGGGTGTTCCAGGAAGCGGTGAAGACCACTCTTGGAGATCTCATCAACCAGCTTCTGGTTCCGGCTTCGGATCCCTAGGTGATGCTTTGAAGGGTTTGACCATCAAACCCAAGAAATAG
- a CDS encoding DUF2239 family protein, with amino-acid sequence MEPRMDRTCTAFAGTKMVASGDVLQVALKVKKYLKDDGKENVLIFDDVTSAQVELDLRGTVEAVTKRFESLLEPEDKKAGPGRPKLGVVSKEVTLLPQHWEWLALQPGGASVTLRKLIEEAKKKNFAKDQIRQAQDAVYKFMHAMAGDLPNYEEALRAMYANDSKKFKKMIGDWPKDFQEHILKVGREVF; translated from the coding sequence ATGGAACCAAGAATGGATCGCACTTGCACAGCTTTTGCTGGGACTAAGATGGTGGCTTCCGGTGACGTGCTTCAAGTAGCTTTGAAAGTAAAAAAATATTTAAAAGACGATGGCAAAGAAAACGTTTTGATCTTTGATGATGTCACTAGCGCCCAAGTGGAATTGGATTTGCGTGGGACCGTCGAAGCGGTCACAAAAAGATTCGAATCTTTGCTTGAGCCTGAGGATAAGAAAGCCGGACCGGGTCGTCCAAAATTGGGTGTCGTTTCGAAAGAAGTGACGCTGCTTCCGCAGCATTGGGAGTGGTTAGCTTTGCAACCAGGTGGAGCGTCAGTCACTTTACGCAAACTGATCGAAGAGGCGAAAAAGAAAAACTTCGCCAAAGATCAAATTCGTCAGGCGCAGGATGCCGTTTACAAATTCATGCACGCCATGGCGGGGGACCTTCCTAATTACGAAGAAGCCCTGCGCGCCATGTACGCGAATGATTCTAAAAAATTTAAAAAGATGATCGGTGATTGGCCCAAAGACTTTCAGGAACACATTCTGAAAGTCGGCCGCGAAGTCTTCTAA
- a CDS encoding LemA family protein — translation MKRMSKVLLMSLVLPILAGCGIQSIPQSKNATEASLAEVSNQYKRRADLIPNLVNVVKGYAKHEEATLTQVVEARAKATSMQIDPSKVTPQQLAEYQKAQSGLSQALGRLMVVTENYPNLKADQNFRDLQAQLEGTENRITIARQRYIESINQFNNLVTVPPTSWTNSVMYHFEKMPQWDMSADEKATAEKAPEVKF, via the coding sequence ATGAAACGTATGTCTAAAGTTCTTTTGATGTCTCTTGTATTGCCAATTCTAGCGGGATGCGGGATTCAAAGTATTCCCCAATCCAAAAATGCGACGGAAGCTTCTCTGGCAGAGGTATCAAATCAATACAAACGTCGAGCTGATCTGATTCCAAATTTGGTGAACGTTGTAAAAGGTTATGCGAAACACGAGGAAGCCACTTTGACTCAAGTGGTGGAGGCTCGCGCAAAAGCGACTTCAATGCAAATCGATCCATCCAAAGTAACGCCTCAACAATTGGCGGAATATCAAAAAGCGCAAAGTGGTTTGTCTCAAGCTTTGGGTCGTTTGATGGTGGTGACGGAAAATTATCCAAACCTGAAAGCGGATCAAAATTTCCGTGATCTTCAAGCGCAACTTGAAGGCACTGAAAATCGCATCACGATTGCTCGCCAACGTTATATTGAATCGATCAATCAATTTAATAATCTGGTCACTGTTCCGCCAACAAGCTGGACAAACTCTGTGATGTATCATTTCGAAAAGATGCCTCAGTGGGATATGTCCGCTGATGAAAAAGCAACAGCTGAGAAAGCTCCAGAAGTTAAATTCTAA